The genomic stretch ATTCAGTCAGCGCGGCTTGTGGTTTTAACACCATCGCTTGGTTGAGCGCAGCCGGTTGATTAACAGCCGTAGATTGATTAATCACGTTTTGCGCCGCTTTACCCACCACCGACGATGCTTGTTGTAAATCATCGCCCCAATGTTGGGTATTCTGTGTTTGGTCGTTAATCGCAACTTGTAATAAACCAAGGCTTGCTTCGATTGACGAGACAGTGCGCAGTTGTGGTAAATGATCGGGGTTTAAAATACTGGCTGCAGGATCAAACAACCAATATGGGCAGGTTTCATGGTTAGCCATCGATTTAATCCAAAAACCAAGCCGTTTTGAGACTAATCGTGCGCCAAATTGCAAAATACAATCCGCTGCCGATAGCTGCTTTTGGTAGCCATCATTTTGTAACCACAGATCATAATGCGCCCAACCGCTGCTGATCCCACTTTGAGGATCGCACAACACAGGCCATCCGAGTTGCTCGGCAAATTGTCGAACCAACTGCGCTTGTTTAAGTGGCATTTTACCAACAATGACCACGCCTTTTTTATCCCCAATTTGATTGAGTAACGCTTGCTGGCGTTGATTGCTCACTTCGGCGTTCAATGCCGATTGAATGGTATGCTTGTTGTGGCATTGAGCTTGAACTTGAGATTTAGCTTGGCAGCGTGCTTGTTGCAAATACGGCAGATATTGCAGCTTTTGTTGCTCAGACTGCAAATACAGCGGCTCTGGATAGGGACAGTTAATATGCAGCGAACCCGTTTGACTCGCTTGCAGTGCTAAAGCCGATTGGATTTCAAGCAAGCTGTCCGCTAAAGGCGTATCAATACTTGGGCTTGGTAAATGCACGCTGGTCACCACATGCGATGAAAATATACCTTGTTGCTGAATGGCCTGATTAGCGCCAACACCAATTAAATTTTCGGGGCGATCGGCGGTCAGCAATACTAATGACTCCCCCGTTAACCCTGTTTCAGCCACCGCAGGCAATAAATTGGCTACCGCGGTGCCAGAGGTCACAATAATTGCGACTCGCTCAACTGCTTGTTGTTTATCCGCCGCTGCTTTTTCTCGACTGGCTTTGGCAAGACCAAGGGCTAAAAACGCCAATCCGCGCTCATCAAAGTGAGTATGCAGCGTAAAGCCATGTTGCTCAGCAAGTTCTAATGCTTCTAAGCTTAATGGCGTTGAGCGAGATCCCGGCGCAATACAGATATGTTTCACTCCGTTCTCCGCCAAGGTTTCTAACAGAGCTTGCGCCCAAATTCGGTTGATCCCTGCCTGACTCACGCCAACTCCTCATTATCGTTATGATCGGAAATAAGACTGAGCAAGGTGGCGGTTTTTCGATTCAATTCTTGCCATTCATATTGCGCTTCTGAGCCTGGAACAATTCCCGCACCGGCATATAGCTTAACGGTATTATCGTT from Vibrio algicola encodes the following:
- the menD gene encoding 2-succinyl-5-enolpyruvyl-6-hydroxy-3-cyclohexene-1-carboxylic-acid synthase, with product MSQAGINRIWAQALLETLAENGVKHICIAPGSRSTPLSLEALELAEQHGFTLHTHFDERGLAFLALGLAKASREKAAADKQQAVERVAIIVTSGTAVANLLPAVAETGLTGESLVLLTADRPENLIGVGANQAIQQQGIFSSHVVTSVHLPSPSIDTPLADSLLEIQSALALQASQTGSLHINCPYPEPLYLQSEQQKLQYLPYLQQARCQAKSQVQAQCHNKHTIQSALNAEVSNQRQQALLNQIGDKKGVVIVGKMPLKQAQLVRQFAEQLGWPVLCDPQSGISSGWAHYDLWLQNDGYQKQLSAADCILQFGARLVSKRLGFWIKSMANHETCPYWLFDPAASILNPDHLPQLRTVSSIEASLGLLQVAINDQTQNTQHWGDDLQQASSVVGKAAQNVINQSTAVNQPAALNQAMVLKPQAALTECQLAEQLPALLAALGSGDLFIGNSLIVRLVDMLSAIPDTSVYTNRGASGIDGLIATTAGVQREKQQAMLTLIGDTSLLYDLNSLSLLTCVPKPHVVLVSNNDGGAIFDLLPVPDAQKQTLYQMPHGYQFEFAAKQFGLDYLQPALLTQCLQGITDYVQRFEQGETNTALVVEVITPPEQASTQIQTILQAVKVHVV